CTCTGGTCTTCTTTGTTTTGTCTTGATCTGCACGGACTTTGATCTCATTCAGTGGTGGGTCACGCCCCCTGTCTAGATGGCGCGGGCCCGTGCTTGTCTTCTGGATTGTTGTTTTGGTCTTGGGATGTAGCTTGGGGGTAGGCATGGTGTGTCAACTCCtctttcttgtatttgtgttggtTTTTGCCGTTAATTTGTTACTTTTGTACGTTTAAGCTCATTTAGTCCTGAAAATCCGaagtatacaaagaaacacattttttccaacattagtacataaaaagggttgattttatgccttgtttgatataatttatatattgcattttgCTCATATCAGTAAACTAGCCAACTCGGCTTGATATGTTAATGAGCCGAGACCGAGCTCGCGAGCCGACTCGAATTATATTATTTTACATAGTTTTATTCATAAATAAAAAGATTAGTTCATCAGTAACATATAAAAATATGGGAAAATTAATAAAAAGATTATACATATGATACGTTTAGTATGTTGATGTGCTTCGATAGTAACAAATAAATTAAGATAAACACATACGAGTTTAAGGTAAAAACCAGATAACTACTAACTACACACGTAACAGACAAGCGTACATATAAGGATATAGTATATTTCAAGTAACTTACCGAGTATCAACCCTAGGACACAAAATTTATTAACTTTAACTATGAATAATATCTAACAAATGTGACTTGTAATAAtgaatggtatcagagccactccTATGTCGTTCTGGTTCAGGATGGTGGAGCAAACCTCGTAGAGGATGATGAGTCCCTAAGGGGGGGGGGGTGATTGTAACGATATCGACTATCGAGAAGATTAGCATGGACATTTGTAATACCTTAGGAAAATCCCACATCGGTCGTGGCCAGGAGAGATTCTTAGTTCATAAGACATACCCCCACTTTTTAAATCACTAACATGTTTTACGCTTAGTTGGTTGTGGGGCACATGAAAACTCTACAGTTAACTGTGCCTAGATGAGAGTAATACTAGGATGGGTGACCTCCTAGGAAGTCTCATCTTAGGCAACTAAAAATAAATCCGTGAGTTCCTGGATGGGCAACCCATCAGGGGCACGAGAGAACTAAAAACAAATCCATAAGTTCCTGAATTGGCAACCCATAAAAAAACGGACGACATTGATGGTACGAGAAAAAGAATGTTAtaatttgagtccaaatttctaacactgttagaatttttttgatATCTTTAAATTAGTTatggtaaattactttttgaatcCTGTGTTTTAGAGGTTTTAATCACTTGAGTTCAAAAgaaaaaagtttaacgacctgagtccttATAAgaattttctttaaccatttgagtccaaatttctaacactattagaattttttggttaactattgttaaatgaccaaaatacccttataattaaaaaaaaaaatatttctgCGATCACTCCCACTATCTCTTTCATCTTCTTTAAATACCTCTTTTAACTCCGATTCAATTACCCAACTTGAAACTCTTTCTCTCTTCAATTTCTACTCTATTTACCACCGACTAATTTTAACTTCTGATTTCTAATACTGATATGATATTCAAGCGTAGGTGACGACGTTGCCTTTGATCTCAGAAGAATTTCAGATGGCAAAGGTAATGGCGCCAACGGTGGATAAACCCAGATCTGCTACACTTGCTTCTACTCTTGTTAAAACCGTGACCTTTTAGGGTTCCCATGACTTCGATAACCGACGGCGAAGTTGGCGATTGTGGGAGATCTTCATCTATTTGGACATCTGAATCTTTGAGATTCTAGGTTAGCAAATTCGAAAATCCTAAAAACACCCTCCTCACGCGTTAGCATTAGGAATCAAGTGTATTATTacgaaaaaaaaaagcaaaaggaAAACCATGTGGATGGCAGAAACGTAAAACAGAGCATCACTCACTTtagaatttagagagagagaaatagAGAGTGTGCTGGAGGTTTGTGGTTGAGGTGGTGGTTGGAGACGTAGGTGGTTGTGgctgtggtggtgacggtggtggcgtTGATGGtggtctagagagagaaagataagagagagagatgaaggtgagaatttagagagagaaagagataaaGGGGATATAAGAGAGAcatagagtttttttttttaattttttaattataagggtattttggtcatttaacaatacttaatCAAAAGAATTttaacagtgttagaaatttggactcaaatggttaaagaaaattcTTATaaggactcaggtcgttaaacttttttcTTTTGAACTCAAGTGATTAAAACGTGTAAAACACAGgattcaaaaagtaatttaccatAACTAATTTAAAGATATTCATACCAAAAAAGAATGAAGGTTAATTAATAAACAAATCTAAATATTAAATTTTAGAATTACTCAAAAATATCATTCATTAAATAGAAGAATACAGACTCCAATGCAAGAAAAGACCAAAGAGACAAGGACACCATTGTCCTttccttcttttctcttcttctctcaCATTTATCACCCAAAAAGCCTCTTTCTTCTCTGCTTCATTTGGATTTACAAAATCTAACCAAAACCCAAGATTCAGATCAGATCACCCATCAAAATGAAATGGGCATTTGGAGTTGGAAATTGGGAATTAATTTGCACAATAGTGTTTCTTGGATTCTTATTCTACAAGTATTTCATGGTCAGAAGATATGGTTTGAATAATAAACCAGCGGAGAGCGGCCTGCAACCGCCGAGAGGCACCGCAGGGTGGCCGTTGATCGGAGAAACAATAGAGTTCATTGCCTCTGGTTACACTTCTCGTCCGGTCAGTTTCATGGAGAAAAGAAAGTCTCTGTAAGTCAATATTACTAATCTTTCTCCAActctgtttttttttaattaattttttttgtttaagttTATTGATGCTAGATTGCTAGTCCTATGTTTTGCATGTACACTTGTACTTTGTTACTTCGTGTGattaatgttattattgttattgttgtttggatgTTAACCAACTACTTTCTACACCCTCcctatttacttttttcaccccccTCCTCTCACATGTTACTTTTTACTGAATGTACCCTTACTCTTTATCCATATGTTAACCATTAAACGAAGTACTCCGGGAGTAACCCGAGTGGTTCACTACCAAtttcggggaaaacccggtaacccacccgcccgtagtcACGACGATAAATTACCAGTAAAactcgtttggctcaaggatcgaacccaggCTTTCTTGGGTCTCCTATCTATCACTGCTCATCGGTGCCTCACTCCTTTTTTGCACCAAATGAGAATTGAACTTAAGTCTTCAAAGAAGAACAAAAAATCATCCTACCACTTGAGCTAGAGGTCATTCGTCGTACTGTTGGTGTTATCACACTCTATACGCTAGTCAGGGCTGGTTTTGGGGCTAGGCTGGGCGGGTTGGGTGACCGTCGAAGGCCCAAATATTTGGTGGGCCCGCAATTTAAAAAAAAGGATCTTTtatctatatttttttatttttattatatacttaagcttttatatatatatgtattttaaaaatatatatattttagggcCCTGTTTAAAACAatgacttttatatatatatttcaagtttttttttatattttaagttttttatatattatatctatctctctatatatatatttaggctCAATTTTCACTACTCGTCGATGGCCTAAAAATTTTTTAggatatattttatatatttgtttaaaaatatatatacccTGACGCTAGTATATATCAAATTTACGTTTAGATgcattattattgttttaattagTTGTCAATATTAAAGTGGTCAAATCACAAATGGAATATAAAGCAAGTTTagactacatggtatggtgatggaccatccttggaggatggtccgccacgtaggcgacacGTCACAATCCTCACTAAGATGCTCCATCCTCCAAAACTACAAGGCATGGTAGGAtgatcctagtcatagtcctcaccatattttttttaatttttttattattttattttttttaacatttgacaaatatactaataaaatattttcattaatattaaacccacattacataaatattaaaaaaaaacataaagttAAATAATTTGATGCTTTTTCATGATGTCGTCTTGGTTTTGGGAGATTTGAGTGAATTGGTTGGGCGATTGTTGGAATGACGCAAAAGCGTTCGATGAAAATTGGgagaattggttcggttctagCGTTGGATAATACCCCGGAACCGAAAAAACATTTGGTTGGGTCGGATTAGTGGGAGTATTCGGGTTGTTCGAAGGCGTGTTGGGAGTATCGGGGTTGTTGAACGGATCCATGAAAATTATGTGGAAGAAGGTTGAGAGTGTAGTGGAAGAGAGTGTAAAAATTATAGGAGAAAATGGTGAATTGTGGAAGTTAATTTGGTGTTTGATAGTGAAAATGGGggtttaatttatatattttaaaaaagtaGCCGTTTGGCTTTATTCAAAAAatggaaatttaattttttttttttttattaacggTCATATTTAAATTTGGGGGGCCCACTTTTTGCTTCGTCGAGAACGGCGGAAAAGAGACGTTGGGGACGGGACGGGatgggggcggcacggtgtttggaccgtcgccgacccgcgacggcccggggccgacccccataccgtATAGCCTTAGGATTGATCTATTTTACTAAAAAGTGAAAAGAATCTGAAATAAAATAAGCATGGGAAATTGTACATCATTTTATGAATTATTAAGACATAAAAGAGTTATAGTAATGGGTAAAGGTGTATTTGATCATCCCAACATCATCATAGTTACGATGATGTTATCACATTACTATGATCACTTTTGTTTATATAAATACATGAATCTTAGACTTTTCTCTGTACTATAAAATCTACACCTTATAAAGTTCCACACAAAATTAAGTGAGAATGTGAGATAACTGAGCTCAGAAATATGTAAAAAGCTCTAGGGGTATTCACGATTCGATTTAGTAATAGGGTGACCGAGTTGGGCTTCTAGGATTTAAACTTGAGGCCTCTCTTAAAAATATCATGAGTGTTAATGGTATTATGATACTTGATATAATCTTAAGTCCCTCAACTATGGGCTCACACCTTTTTCACTCCACATCACTGCGACGTCATAAGGTACATGCCACCTCACTGATACATCACCTACCCACTTTCCTTCACTAACACCTACTATGGTTTCATGCTCCTTTCATTGCACATCAGCCCACCCCAATCATTTTTTATTTACTACTTGATTTGATTCATTAAAATAGTTATTGTCGTCATAATCAGGTATTTAATATAAAACTAACTTTTAGGCCGAAAATCACAAGAATCGTATAAGTACTTATATGTAGTGCCCAACAGAAAGGAGGCGAATGTGGTCGACGTTGTTGCTAGTATTAAATCTTTGGCTTTTTTTGTGGCTTAGGTCTCGCTCCAGATTTAAGAATATTGTCTGGAAATATTGGGCTTTAAATCCGTTGTATATGTTGTAGTTGGTTTGCGGTGATCCTTGCTTTGAGTACCACTTGCGTTTTTAATGAAGttcaattttcaaaaaaaaaaaaaaagcagatATGGTAGAAGCaagatatataatatatatatatatataaagagagagaaTATGTATCACAATTAAAACAATATCTAAAATGTAATTGTGATCTACTAAGCCTTGAAGTTTTTATTTTAAAGAGTTTTTTAGATCATGTGTAAtggttaagaaaaataatgcctccaccatggggcattattcgacacatGTCATctcagtcagcatggggcattatggcaaaagtggtgtagtggggcattattccaataacgcccatgcaatcaattaataattattattttttatagaaaaaaggattaaaaaaaaaagaaactaaacTATGTCAGAGTATGTTATGTTAGTCAAACTTACTTGGACCACTCCCATTGGTGTCCCATTGGTCACATGCAAACCACTTCAGCGTTTTCTTAAAAACGCCAGCATGcattttttttcaaatataacGCCGGATAACGCCGGCTGTAATGAGGGTGGGGGCGTTTTGGGGCCTTTTTTTTCAACCTTTTTTAAGAataccgccccactacgggtggtcttaaaGCCCCTCTTCCtatatgtgtatatacatgtGTATCTATATATGGTACACATATGATACTAATGATTGAGTTTGTGATTGTCATTGGGACCCTTTGTGCAACTTCTTATCACTTTGGAGTTTAGCCCGTTGCATTATTGGAAATTTTTAGATTGCCCCTTAAACTAACTAGGTTGGTTAAAGTTCCCCCTCTAGAACACATACTTTGTTTATTTTGCCCCTTTGTGAAATTAGATTACCAAACACttgtttttatattttcataAACCCCCTCTTACTACTAAAACAAGTCATTTATCATTCTATATTTACATAAATTCAAACATCTAAGTCCtaaaacacacttgtgtttcaaTTTCCATAGTTATGGGAAGGTGTTCAAGACACACATTTTGGGTCGACCGATCATCGTATCGACTGACCCAGATGTGAACAAAGTTGTCTTACAGAACCAAGGCAATGTTTTCATACCGAGTTATCCCAAATCGGTCATTGAGTTACTTGGTGAATCTTCAATATTGCAAATGAATGGAGGTTTACAAAAAAGACTGCATGCCATTGTTGGTGGTTTCTTGAGGTCTCCTCAATTCAAAGCGCGAATAACCAAAGATATTCAGAACTCAGTCAAACTCACATTGTCCTCTTGGATGGACCGCGAAAATCCACAACAACCTCTTTACCTTCAAGATGAAACCAAGAAGGTAAAAACTTTGACTTTTATGGTCAAACATAACATTTTTTGGACTTTACATTGATTTATTCGGTTACATATGAGAATTTTGTAAAATTTTAGACAAATGTTAGTTGTTATAGAGTTTGTGTGGGTTATATTCAGTCAGGTTTGTTCAAGTATAATAAGTTTCATTCGATAAAATATAAAACCTTTGACTTTTTGGTCAAACATGCCATTTTTCTGAAATAATATCAACTTAGAACTTCATCAAGATCACTTAAGAAtgttaacatttttttttataaaatttgatGTGGGTAAGGATTAATTTTTCTTACCCGCGTATCTATCCATCTCAaatttcatctttttttttttttttttttttttttttttttttttttatgaaacagATTACTTATGAAATTCTTGTGAGGTTGTTGATGAGTGTGGAGCCTGGTGAAGATATGGAGTTCCTCAAGAGAGAATTCATGGAAGTCATCAAAGGCTTGATTTGTTTACCCGTCAAACTCCCCGGTTTCAGAATGTATAAATCTCTCCAGGTAATTTAATTCACAACAAATGTGAATAAGACAGTACTGAATCTCAGTGGATCGTGACAGTAGTCAGTAAGTCTAACTTGTTTGCAGGCTAAAGAGAGAATGATAAAGATGGTGAGAAAGATAGTAGATGATAGGAAAACCGCAATGGAGAAGAGCGACGCAAAAGGTTCGGGTTTGCCAAATGATGTGATTGATGTGTTGCTAAGGGATACGGGTGAGTCGGATGGGACCCAACAACGGCTACCGTTGGATTTCATCAGTGGGAACATCATAGAGATGATGATCCCGGGGGAGGACTCAGTGCCCATGATCATGACCCTTGCTATCAAATACCTAAGTGACAATCCTACGGCTCTCGCTTGTCTTGTGGTAAGTACTCGCCTGTGttttatctcaaacgggtcaaCTGGTCAACTGAgtgaaaataaacaaaataagtttatattgAACGAGTTTTATATAATGACAGGATGAAAACGACAAATTAAAGAAACGAAAGGATGAATCGTGTGAAGAGTATGCTTGGACGGATTATGTGTCTTTGGAGTTTACTCAAGGCGTAAGTTTCGTGTCAATGAATATAGCTTTGAAAGTTTTAAGGTTATAGCGGGATCTTTAAAGAAACATATTCAAATTTTTAGGTGATAAGTGAAACTCTTCGAATGGCGAATATCATCAATGCGATATGGAGAAAAGCTCTTGAAGATGTAGAAATTAATGGCTATTTGATCCCGAAAGGATGGTGTGTTTTGGCATCGTTGACTTCTGTTCATATGGATGAAGAGAACTATGAAAATCCTGATGACTTTGATCCATGGAGATGGGAGGTAAATAATCATGGTTTCTGTTTTTTTGTTACATCTATATTTTGGTTAAGAGTTGGTTTTTTTCTCGCATAAAAACATGTCCGAGTTatccaacagcaacaacaaccatacccagtgaATCCCACAAACAGCAGAGCTTTCTGTCTGTAGGGTCTGGGAAGGATCAGATGTAAGcaaaccttacctctatccctAGGGAAAGAGAGGTTGCTTCCAAAAAAGAAATATGTCAAATGGGTTATACGTATCTATGTAAATTTTAGAGAAATTTAACTAGgcaattttgtttgttttttctatACTTGTCGTTTTGATTCTAACCCAACTTGCTCTACCCCTCACAATATGTAGAAAAATGGAGTGAGTGTTAAAAGCAACAAGTTTACACCATTCGGCGGTGGACAACGGTTGTGTCCGGGTTTGGAATTCTCGAGGCTCGAAATCAGTATTTTTCTTCATCATCTTGTAACGACGTACACTTGGGTTGCCGAAGAAGACCAAATCGTGTATTTTCCTACAGTTAAGACGAGACGGAAGCTACCAATCATCGTGACACCGAGATGAAGAAATCATTGAGGGAACTGTTGAAATTATTATATATTTGACAAATAGTCCAAGTCATTTGTTTGGACATATAATGTGTACACATGTTTTTTGAGTTTTTGGTTCTCATCAATTTCCACATATCTAGTTTGAAACCAAGGAAAATTAATCAAAATAATCTTGAATGAGTATTGTAAATCTTGCAAGGAAAAGCACACGTCTTTTAAAAATATCGTCCTTATAACCTTTTTGGTTTTATTATTGATAGCCGATTTGTTGTTATAATTTCATTTTAGTAGTTCGTATAAGTTGCTGGAATAGCTCAGTTGGTTAGAGCGTGTGGCTGTTAACCACAAGGTCGGAGGTTCAAGCCCTCCTTCTAGcggttctttttctttttcttattttatttgaatAACAGGTTCCCTTTTGTTTTTTTGTATAACACCAACATATTATCTACATCTTGTCCACTATTAATAAATTACAtaaagaaaaaaacaataaagaTGGTTGAGAGATAATTTATATATACGATCTTGGCAATATCCCTCATTAATCACTTGTTAGCATTAACACTAATCCTTTGTTAGCATTACAAAAGTCCATGTACTCTTGAAAAGAAATGTACCCATCTTCATTTGTATCTATTTTAGCCATAATACGTTGGACTTCTTCAGGTGACACAGATCCAAGCGTCTTCAAAGCTTCTCCAAGCTCTGTTAACGAGATCTTCCCGTCTTCATTTGTATCAAACCGTTTGAAGATTCTCTCAAAGTGGGCCTCTTCTTCATCTGCCATTTCACTTTCACAATCGACCTTTTGTTTTTGTGATTTGTGTGTGTAGGTTTGGTTTTCGGTTAGAAAGAGGCAAGGATGATATTGGCTTTTAAAAATTGTGGTTGACCTTAGAATTTGGAGTGTAATAAAGAATGCCACACTAGATTGACCGAATAGAAAGGGTTAAAGATGGTCCTCACACTTTTAAAGCATCATATTGATTGTTACAATGGTTGTAAAAATCCAGACTAGGATCGCCGATTAATCATAATTAATCCTGATTAATTGCTAGTCCCCACCACATCGACTGAGTTGCGATTTCTACAACCATTATTACTATTTatgatttgtttgtttattttttacttAACAAAATTTATTTTGGATTGTTGTAAAATAACATGGTCCTTTAGAAAAAAAAGTTTTCTTCATCATGTATTCGTCTTATTTATCATGCATTCATTGTTTAGGATCCATTGCTCTTATATGACAGCAAAGGCATTTGCTTCCATATGATGTGTTTTGTGTTCCGTATCTAGCATGGAGAGATTTCTAGAAAGTACGAGAAACAGTTTCTAGCATGGAGAGAATATGGATTTATAAGTAACTAGTATTTTCACCTAACGCGCGTTGCGGCAGCGTTGAAACTTGAAGTAACTCGAATTTTTACTGTCAAATATCTGACCCGACTCATTTTCGAACAAAACTTACTTCAAAACGTAGATCAaccgaaacatacataaaataaacatgaaaacgtattatatttgacatgactcaTTACCGACAAAATTTACATCAAAACGTAAACTAACTAGAATTTATACCATAACGTACTTAAATGAAGTACGCaagaaaatatttattttaaattaaagAATGGTACCACGCGTTGCAGCGGTGttgaaacgtaaagtaactcgaaCTTATATACCGTCTAGTGAAAACATGTATTATATATGACAAAACGTAGACtaactgaaaacgtacataaaaataagcacggaaACTTATTGACACAACGTACACAAACcgaaaaatacataaaaataagcatagTAAGCATGGAAACTTATTGACAAAACGTAGACAAACcgaaaaatacataaaaataagtacGAAAAGGTATTTTATTTGACTCATGTACATAAAAAAAAACACGCAAAACTCTAGAGgatcaaaataatattttataaagtttttataaAGCTAAGAAGTGTAGATGACAATaggatagaaaaaaaaaacaaaaagaagacAAAATATATAAAAGAAGAGTTAAGTACACAAATGGACCATGTGGTTTATACctaacttttttttaacaggtttaggttctatggtttcaatttctAAAAAAAAGGCTTTCTTGAATTGAATTCTTTTATCTATAATAAGAAACTAGTTCTTTTACCCGTCGCGCGTTGCAGCGGCGTCATACGCGAAATGACACCATATAGACTACAATCAACCAGACTCGTTTCTGAACTAAATTTATGTCAAATCGTATGATACCTCAGATTTATACCTTCGAATCAAAACGTATTACATTTGACCCGATTTGTTTCCAAATAGAATTTACGTCAAATCGTATTCCAACTCAAAACAGacataaaaaaacattttataattGACCTGGCTCATTTTCAGAAAAAATTATGCTAAAGCGTAGACGAACTTGAATTTTATACCAACATGTCCATGAAAGTAAaaacttaagaaattagttttaggGTAAGTTTGAAACTTTAGAAACTTGAGGAGTTCAAAATGACATCTTCAAAGTTAAGAGGGTTGAAATGACAATTTATAAAGTTGGTAGAAGGTTTTCAAAAGTATAAGGGCTGGTTTTGTAAATTAGAAAGTTTGTTTGTCTTATTGTCACCGACCTTCATCTTTCATATTATATAAATAGTTTCTCCAATGGAGAGATTTAAGGATAACAATGGGTAAGAATGTaatgactgaatcaaagatctgTATGTAATACTTGTTGTCTTGTAAGATTATCATGTTGATAATCTTTGTGTGAGAGTTGAGAGTATTGTATTGTTATTTCTATTGTTGTAATCGCGGTTGAATACTTTGAATTAGGGTTAATATAATCGATTTGGGTATTCCGGTTTTGTAATCTGTTGAGTGTTTGATATCATGATTTTAAACAACATTCATATGAATTGATAAGTGTATAAATTATACTTTACTTGACAAATTAGTCTTAGATGTTAAAGCAGATTAATTGTTTATTTGTATGTATCTAGATTCTTTTGCACCAACGATATGATAATAACTTGCACTAACACCATCCGTAGTGGGGcgtggtttttaaaaaaaattgaaaaaaaacgcccCTCCCCCCACTACACCGGGCGTTATCCGGcgtttttttggaaaaatttgttGTCCGGCGTTTTATTTAAAATGCTTAATTTGGTTTGTATGATGGTTGACTGGCCAATCATTTTTGAGCTAGTGTGTGACAACTTTTGAAAATGGTACCCACATGGTCACTTTTGGCCAATCACTTTTGAGCTACCCACATGGTCACTTTTGACAACTttaggccgtggggtatggggcgggacttttggcgtgggttggggtaaaacgcccaagtcaccaccccgggtgagcttgggtttggggcgtggcccttggggcttgggtttcaagccgggcgtggggcggtttGGCCAAGCGAGCTGGCGGACTCTGATTTGCTCACCTGCCACGTCAGGCGGgtgttttaaattttgaaatttaaaattcaaatttgttcatccaacccacgccccgccataccccgcggacacgtaACCCGGCAGTGGGTTGGCTCCGCGGACACGTGTCACCAAATGCCCAACCCAAGTCTCAagccccgccccaccataccccacggccttatttaaaactttttttttttttgcattaaaaataatatgggcattattaaaataatgccccactacaccattTTTGCAATAATGTCCCATGCTGACTAGGATGACAtatgtcgaataatgccccatgatgAGGGCATTATTTTGTTCCACCACTACACATCTTATAAGGGTATAatgagtggttaaacactttaaagtggcaaaccaaaaaaccgaccaatgagagcgcgccatgtcaattaggcaaaagtgtttaaactttggtgaaaaatgttggcaatggtttaaacacttggtgaagtggtaaactattttaa
This is a stretch of genomic DNA from Helianthus annuus cultivar XRQ/B chromosome 16, HanXRQr2.0-SUNRISE, whole genome shotgun sequence. It encodes these proteins:
- the LOC110915370 gene encoding 3-epi-6-deoxocathasterone 23-monooxygenase CYP90C1, which produces MKWAFGVGNWELICTIVFLGFLFYKYFMVRRYGLNNKPAESGLQPPRGTAGWPLIGETIEFIASGYTSRPVSFMEKRKSLYGKVFKTHILGRPIIVSTDPDVNKVVLQNQGNVFIPSYPKSVIELLGESSILQMNGGLQKRLHAIVGGFLRSPQFKARITKDIQNSVKLTLSSWMDRENPQQPLYLQDETKKITYEILVRLLMSVEPGEDMEFLKREFMEVIKGLICLPVKLPGFRMYKSLQAKERMIKMVRKIVDDRKTAMEKSDAKGSGLPNDVIDVLLRDTGESDGTQQRLPLDFISGNIIEMMIPGEDSVPMIMTLAIKYLSDNPTALACLVDENDKLKKRKDESCEEYAWTDYVSLEFTQGVISETLRMANIINAIWRKALEDVEINGYLIPKGWCVLASLTSVHMDEENYENPDDFDPWRWEKNGVSVKSNKFTPFGGGQRLCPGLEFSRLEISIFLHHLVTTYTWVAEEDQIVYFPTVKTRRKLPIIVTPR